In Treponema primitia ZAS-2, a genomic segment contains:
- the guaB gene encoding IMP dehydrogenase — translation MFEEALSYDDVLLLPGYSDILPKDCDVRTLLCADVSLNVPIVSSAMDTVTEEKLAIAIALEGGAGVIHRNLGPDEQAQQVSNVKRYLNWVIDSPITVMENALIRDVKTLRDKFRVSGMPVLNKEGVLVGIITSRDLRFCQDDTLAVTDVMTRDVVAEQGDPSVSSAREKFDKHRIEKLPVVDDQGRLTGLITVKDMEKHARYPRAATDKSGRLIVGAAVSPQDYLVRMPLLKNAKVDFVVLDTAHGDSKNVMDAVRGIKEQFGVPVIGGNVASKEGTRRLIEAGADAIKVGIGPGSICTTRIVAGVGVPQFTAVWDCAEEAAKSNIPVIADGGIKFSGDITKAIGAGAGVVMIGNLFAGLKEAPGSEIIYDGRIYKEYRGMGSLAAIAGGSGDRYQITKDESPVPEGIEGRVPYKGELRNFLHQLVSGLRKGMGYCGCKTIDELKSYRKFVRITAAGLKESHAHDVTITQEAPNYSRV, via the coding sequence ATGTTTGAAGAAGCTTTATCCTACGATGATGTCCTCCTTTTGCCGGGGTATTCAGATATCCTGCCCAAGGATTGTGATGTGCGGACCCTGTTATGCGCTGATGTGAGCCTGAATGTCCCCATCGTTTCTTCCGCCATGGATACGGTTACTGAAGAAAAGCTGGCCATTGCCATTGCTCTGGAAGGGGGCGCCGGGGTGATACACCGAAATCTGGGGCCCGATGAGCAGGCCCAGCAGGTGTCCAACGTGAAGCGTTACCTCAACTGGGTGATTGATTCCCCGATTACAGTCATGGAGAATGCCCTGATCCGGGACGTAAAAACCCTGCGGGACAAGTTCCGTGTTTCCGGTATGCCGGTGCTGAACAAGGAAGGCGTGCTTGTGGGGATCATCACCAGCCGGGATCTGCGCTTCTGCCAGGATGATACCCTGGCGGTGACCGATGTGATGACCAGGGACGTGGTGGCGGAACAGGGTGACCCTTCGGTTTCCAGCGCCCGGGAAAAGTTTGACAAGCACCGCATAGAAAAACTGCCTGTTGTTGATGACCAGGGACGGCTCACGGGGCTCATTACGGTGAAGGACATGGAAAAACACGCCCGTTACCCCCGGGCCGCCACTGATAAAAGCGGCCGGCTCATCGTCGGCGCTGCAGTGTCCCCCCAGGATTACTTGGTACGTATGCCCCTTCTTAAAAACGCCAAGGTTGATTTTGTGGTTCTGGACACCGCCCACGGGGACTCCAAAAACGTGATGGACGCGGTGCGGGGCATCAAGGAACAGTTCGGCGTCCCGGTTATCGGTGGAAACGTGGCTTCCAAGGAGGGAACCCGCAGGCTTATTGAAGCCGGGGCAGACGCAATAAAAGTGGGCATAGGCCCCGGCTCGATCTGCACCACCCGCATTGTGGCCGGCGTGGGGGTACCCCAGTTTACCGCCGTTTGGGACTGCGCCGAAGAAGCCGCTAAATCAAACATCCCGGTCATCGCCGACGGGGGCATCAAGTTTTCCGGGGATATCACCAAAGCCATAGGCGCTGGCGCCGGTGTGGTAATGATAGGAAACCTGTTCGCCGGCCTCAAGGAAGCCCCGGGCAGTGAAATTATCTACGACGGCAGGATATACAAGGAGTACCGGGGCATGGGCAGCCTCGCGGCCATTGCGGGTGGCTCAGGAGATCGCTATCAAATCACTAAAGACGAATCCCCGGTGCCCGAAGGCATCGAAGGCCGGGTTCCCTACAAGGGGGAGTTGCGGAACTTCCTGCATCAGCTGGTGTCGGGCCTCCGCAAGGGAATGGGCTACTGCGGCTGCAAAACCATCGATGAACTCAAAAGCTACCGCAAGTTTGTGCGGATCACCGCAGCAGGCCTGAAGGAAAGCCATGCCCACGATGTGACCATCACCCAGGAAGCGCCGAATTATAGCAGGGTGTAG
- a CDS encoding GyrI-like domain-containing protein has translation MADVLDYKKEYKDFYSLKTQPMLIEIPEIHFVAIEGKGDPNDKDGEYAKAIELLYAIQYTIKMSKMGDHIPEGYFDYVVPPLEGLWWVDNKDNIKNKSQYIWNSIIRLPEFVNDKIFKRACDTVKQKKNLNTEKAKYLKTKEGLCVQCMHLGPFDEEPKTMKLIDSYIEENNLLNDINKKRWHHEIYLSDPRKVEPSKLKTVLRIPVKKI, from the coding sequence ATGGCGGACGTATTGGATTACAAAAAGGAATATAAAGATTTCTATTCCCTCAAAACCCAGCCTATGCTAATAGAAATTCCGGAAATACATTTTGTTGCAATTGAAGGAAAAGGCGATCCTAATGATAAGGATGGCGAATACGCTAAAGCGATAGAATTACTGTATGCCATACAATACACAATAAAAATGAGCAAAATGGGCGATCATATACCGGAAGGCTATTTTGACTATGTAGTTCCGCCCCTTGAGGGTCTCTGGTGGGTTGATAACAAAGATAATATAAAAAACAAGTCTCAATATATTTGGAATTCTATCATACGGCTGCCCGAATTTGTTAATGACAAAATATTTAAAAGGGCTTGCGATACTGTCAAACAGAAAAAAAATCTGAATACGGAAAAAGCGAAATATCTGAAAACCAAGGAAGGTTTATGCGTTCAATGTATGCACCTTGGGCCGTTTGACGAAGAGCCGAAAACAATGAAACTGATTGATAGCTATATTGAAGAGAATAATTTGCTGAATGATATAAACAAAAAAAGATGGCATCATGAAATCTATCTGTCGGATCCGCGGAAAGTGGAACCATCGAAACTGAAAACGGTATTAAGAATACCGGTAAAGAAAATTTAG
- a CDS encoding VOC family protein encodes MEIACIGLFVKNMEIMVKFYRDIIGLNTNWNGEPNADLEAGNCRLIMFGRNDFENMVSKSFVYPRGLNGTMEIAFNLKTYDAVDKKYKRLIELGAESLFPPTTMPWGQHTCYIADPEGNLLEIGSFGA; translated from the coding sequence ATGGAAATAGCGTGCATCGGACTTTTTGTAAAAAATATGGAAATTATGGTAAAATTTTACCGCGATATTATTGGCTTAAACACAAACTGGAATGGCGAGCCAAATGCCGACCTTGAGGCGGGAAACTGCCGCTTAATAATGTTCGGCAGGAATGATTTTGAAAACATGGTTTCAAAATCATTTGTGTATCCCAGGGGATTAAACGGAACAATGGAAATAGCCTTTAACCTGAAAACCTATGATGCTGTTGATAAAAAATATAAGCGCCTTATAGAATTAGGCGCTGAAAGTCTTTTCCCACCGACAACAATGCCTTGGGGACAGCATACCTGTTATATAGCCGATCCGGAAGGAAATTTACTGGAAATAGGTTCATTTGGAGCGTAA
- the malQ gene encoding 4-alpha-glucanotransferase → MSTTAVSPAVQNQRAAGILLAVSSLPSRYGIGTFGQTARQWVDFLKEAGQKYWQILPLGTTGWGDSPYQSFSAFALSSYYVDLDILRDQGLLTSEEIETLPWGQKPNRVYYAAQYFHREKVLREAFARFRENSSARGDPAFTAFQEKHAHWLKDYSLFMALKRRSKGASWLDWEDALRFRDEKTLSRFRDKLAGDIEYHSFVQYQAYTQWESLKAYANSNGVSIIGDIPIYVAMDSADTWANSDLFQLDEQRRPIRVAGCPPDPFSATGQLWGNPLYRWDLLEQSGFAWWISRLRACMALYDVTRIDHFRGFESYYSIPAADRDASGGEWVKGPGLSFINALNRELPGANIIAEDLGYLTPEVRELLRASGYPGMKILQFAFDSRESSDYMPHTFERHCVVYTGTHDNPTTLGWMKTARFEDVVLAREYLGLKDIREGHWAFIRAALSSVANLAVIPMQDYLGLGVNARMNTPSTTGGNNWRWRLQSDALDSGLAKKIERLTRIYGRT, encoded by the coding sequence ATGTCAACAACGGCTGTTTCCCCTGCGGTTCAGAACCAACGGGCCGCAGGAATACTGTTGGCGGTGAGCAGTCTGCCCTCCCGGTATGGCATCGGGACCTTTGGGCAGACCGCCCGGCAATGGGTAGATTTTCTGAAAGAGGCCGGGCAGAAGTACTGGCAGATCCTGCCTCTGGGAACCACCGGTTGGGGGGACAGTCCCTACCAGAGTTTTTCCGCCTTTGCCCTGAGCAGCTATTATGTTGATTTGGATATACTCCGCGATCAGGGACTGCTTACCAGTGAGGAGATTGAGACCCTACCTTGGGGACAAAAGCCAAACCGGGTGTATTACGCCGCCCAGTACTTCCACCGGGAGAAGGTGTTGCGGGAAGCCTTTGCCCGGTTCAGGGAAAATTCTTCCGCACGGGGGGATCCCGCCTTCACCGCGTTTCAGGAGAAACACGCCCACTGGCTCAAGGATTACAGCCTCTTCATGGCCCTGAAACGCCGCAGTAAAGGCGCTTCCTGGCTGGATTGGGAGGATGCGCTGCGGTTCCGGGACGAGAAAACCCTTTCCCGCTTTCGGGACAAACTCGCCGGGGATATCGAATACCATTCATTCGTACAGTACCAGGCCTATACCCAGTGGGAAAGCCTCAAAGCCTACGCGAACAGTAACGGTGTTTCGATCATCGGGGACATTCCCATCTACGTTGCCATGGACAGCGCCGATACCTGGGCAAACAGCGATCTGTTCCAGTTGGACGAACAGCGCAGGCCAATCCGGGTCGCCGGCTGCCCCCCGGATCCCTTTTCCGCCACCGGGCAGCTCTGGGGAAACCCCCTGTACCGCTGGGACCTGCTGGAACAAAGCGGCTTTGCCTGGTGGATCTCCCGGCTCCGCGCCTGCATGGCCCTCTACGACGTTACCCGCATCGATCACTTCCGGGGTTTTGAAAGCTACTATTCCATTCCCGCCGCCGACAGGGATGCCAGCGGGGGCGAATGGGTAAAGGGGCCGGGGCTCAGTTTTATTAACGCCCTGAACCGGGAACTGCCCGGGGCCAACATCATTGCTGAGGACCTGGGCTACCTTACCCCGGAGGTGCGGGAACTCCTTCGCGCTTCCGGTTACCCCGGCATGAAGATACTGCAATTCGCCTTCGACTCACGGGAATCCAGCGACTATATGCCCCACACCTTTGAACGCCACTGCGTGGTATACACCGGCACCCACGACAACCCCACCACCCTGGGCTGGATGAAAACCGCCCGCTTCGAGGACGTGGTCCTGGCAAGGGAATACCTGGGCCTCAAGGATATACGGGAAGGCCACTGGGCTTTTATCCGCGCAGCCCTGTCCAGCGTCGCCAACCTGGCGGTCATCCCCATGCAGGACTATCTGGGCCTGGGCGTCAATGCCCGGATGAACACACCATCCACCACAGGGGGCAATAACTGGCGCTGGCGATTACAGAGTGATGCCTTGGACAGCGGGCTGGCGAAAAAGATTGAGCGGCTTACGCGGATTTACGGGCGGACATAG
- a CDS encoding carbohydrate ABC transporter permease, producing MSGIQQQKKPLNAGGIVLILLLCVISLLFITPILLVFLNSFKGKLYVINTPFAFPNAETFTGINNYVSGITATGFPSAFGWSLFITVFSVGIIVLFSAMTAWYITRCTSLFCKVLYFAFVFAMIVPFQMVMFPLTKVANLLHLDNPLGILVLYLGFGAAQSVFLFSGFVKSVPIAVEEAAVIDGCNPITAFFAVIFPMLSPIAITVAILNAMWIWNDFLLPNLIIGSEYRTIPVAVQYLRGGYGSIDWGYMMAMIVLAVIPIIIFYFVCQKHIIQGVTAGSVKG from the coding sequence TTGAGCGGTATACAACAACAAAAGAAACCCCTGAATGCAGGCGGGATAGTGTTAATCCTACTACTCTGCGTCATTTCCCTGCTCTTCATCACTCCCATCCTGCTGGTGTTCCTGAATTCCTTTAAGGGAAAACTCTATGTAATCAACACCCCATTTGCTTTTCCCAATGCAGAAACCTTTACGGGGATCAACAACTATGTCAGCGGTATCACCGCTACGGGATTTCCCTCTGCCTTCGGCTGGTCCCTGTTCATCACGGTGTTCTCCGTGGGGATCATCGTGCTTTTCTCCGCCATGACCGCCTGGTACATCACCCGCTGCACCAGCCTTTTCTGCAAGGTTCTCTACTTTGCCTTTGTATTCGCCATGATAGTCCCTTTCCAGATGGTGATGTTCCCCCTGACCAAGGTAGCAAACCTGCTCCACCTGGATAACCCCCTGGGAATTCTGGTACTCTACCTGGGATTCGGCGCGGCCCAGTCAGTGTTTCTGTTCAGTGGCTTCGTCAAGTCCGTTCCCATTGCGGTGGAAGAAGCGGCGGTTATTGACGGCTGCAACCCCATCACGGCTTTTTTCGCGGTCATATTCCCCATGCTGAGTCCCATTGCCATCACCGTGGCGATCCTCAACGCCATGTGGATATGGAACGACTTCCTCCTGCCCAATCTGATCATCGGCTCCGAATACCGGACCATCCCGGTGGCGGTACAATACCTGCGGGGCGGTTACGGTTCCATCGACTGGGGCTATATGATGGCCATGATAGTGCTGGCGGTAATCCCGATCATCATCTTCTACTTTGTCTGCCAGAAACACATTATTCAGGGCGTCACCGCCGGCTCTGTAAAGGGTTAA
- a CDS encoding carbohydrate ABC transporter permease: MEKSLKKYFLFFVGPTLLAFLIAFVIPFIAGIVLSFARFTTMTDISWVGFSNYVRAFSNSDFLNALKFSASFTIVSVIFINVIAFALALLLTRGIRGTNVFRTMIFMPNLIGGIVLGYIWQFIINGFLSVFGVTITVDAKYGFWGLVILSNWQFIGYMMIIFIAGIQNVPQEILEAATIDGAGPIMTLRKIIVPLVMPSITITLFMTVANSFKMFDQNLALTAGAPGKETTMVALDIYNTFYSRVGWEGVGQAKALMFFLVVVVITLVQLSITRRKEIVN; encoded by the coding sequence ATGGAAAAATCCCTGAAGAAATACTTTCTGTTCTTTGTAGGACCAACCCTGCTTGCCTTTTTGATCGCCTTTGTGATTCCCTTTATTGCGGGGATTGTCCTGTCCTTTGCCAGGTTTACCACCATGACGGATATAAGCTGGGTTGGATTCAGCAACTATGTCCGGGCCTTTTCAAACAGCGACTTCCTGAACGCCCTGAAGTTTTCCGCGTCCTTCACCATCGTTTCGGTGATCTTCATCAACGTTATCGCCTTTGCCTTGGCCCTGCTCCTTACCCGGGGCATACGGGGCACCAATGTTTTCCGTACCATGATTTTCATGCCCAACCTTATCGGGGGCATTGTGCTGGGGTACATCTGGCAGTTTATCATCAACGGCTTTCTCAGCGTCTTTGGGGTAACCATCACGGTGGACGCCAAATACGGGTTCTGGGGCTTGGTAATACTGAGCAACTGGCAATTTATCGGGTATATGATGATTATCTTTATTGCGGGTATACAGAACGTGCCCCAGGAGATTCTTGAAGCCGCCACCATCGATGGCGCAGGGCCCATTATGACCCTCAGAAAAATTATCGTGCCCCTGGTGATGCCTTCGATAACCATCACCCTTTTCATGACCGTGGCCAACTCGTTCAAGATGTTCGACCAGAACCTGGCCCTTACCGCAGGCGCTCCGGGTAAGGAAACTACCATGGTTGCCCTGGACATCTACAATACCTTCTACAGCCGCGTGGGCTGGGAAGGGGTGGGCCAGGCCAAGGCACTGATGTTCTTCCTGGTAGTGGTGGTCATCACCCTGGTACAGCTTTCCATTACCCGACGAAAGGAGATAGTAAATTGA
- a CDS encoding ABC transporter substrate-binding protein: MKRNKGFRYLPILVLAVLVSGCAKKNTAPSVYLLNFKAEIQTQWEEVAAQFTAETGIPMKVVTAASGGYEQTLRSEIAKSAPPTVFNINGPVGYKTWASYCADLKDSRLYSWLLDKSMAVSSGDGVYGIPYAVETYGIIYNDAILRKYFALPNKAVNVSSAGEIKNFATLKAVVEDMTKNRAALGIGGVFASTSFSPGEDWRWQTHLANLPIYYEYKAKGVGDLEKIDLTYTKDYQNIFDLYINNSVTDRKMIGSKTVGDSMSEFALGKVAMVQNGNWGWGQIANEAGNVVRPEDVKFLPIYTGVSGEETQGLCTGTENFICVNARASQADQEASLKLLEWLFNTPAGKKNVIEKLGFVAPFSTFGPTERPADPLVAEMFRYLDNPGLNSVAWNFPTFPSQEFKNELGADLYQYALGNKSWDDLTKKTIASWASEKAAIQ; the protein is encoded by the coding sequence ATGAAAAGGAACAAAGGGTTCCGATACTTACCCATTCTTGTCCTGGCGGTCCTGGTCTCAGGCTGCGCGAAAAAGAATACCGCCCCATCGGTCTACCTGCTCAACTTTAAGGCGGAAATCCAGACCCAGTGGGAGGAGGTGGCGGCCCAGTTTACCGCCGAAACCGGGATCCCCATGAAGGTGGTTACCGCAGCCAGCGGGGGCTACGAACAGACCCTGCGCTCTGAAATCGCAAAATCCGCACCCCCTACGGTGTTTAACATCAACGGGCCGGTGGGGTATAAAACTTGGGCCAGCTATTGCGCGGACCTGAAGGATTCCCGGCTCTATAGCTGGCTCTTGGACAAGAGCATGGCGGTCAGCTCTGGGGACGGGGTGTACGGCATCCCCTACGCGGTGGAGACCTACGGCATCATCTACAACGATGCCATTCTGCGGAAGTACTTTGCCCTGCCTAACAAGGCGGTGAATGTTTCCAGCGCCGGGGAGATCAAAAACTTCGCCACCCTGAAGGCAGTGGTGGAGGATATGACGAAAAACAGGGCTGCCCTGGGAATCGGCGGGGTCTTTGCCTCCACCTCGTTCAGCCCCGGGGAGGACTGGCGATGGCAGACCCACCTGGCCAATTTGCCCATCTACTATGAGTACAAGGCCAAGGGGGTGGGGGACCTTGAGAAAATCGATCTTACCTATACTAAGGACTATCAGAACATTTTCGACCTCTATATCAACAACTCTGTCACGGACCGCAAGATGATTGGTTCCAAAACTGTGGGGGACTCCATGTCGGAATTCGCCCTGGGGAAGGTGGCCATGGTGCAGAACGGGAACTGGGGCTGGGGGCAAATCGCCAATGAGGCCGGGAATGTGGTGCGGCCTGAGGACGTAAAGTTTCTGCCTATCTATACCGGTGTAAGCGGGGAAGAAACCCAGGGGCTTTGCACGGGGACGGAAAACTTTATCTGCGTGAACGCCCGGGCTTCTCAGGCGGACCAGGAAGCGTCACTAAAACTGTTGGAATGGCTCTTCAATACCCCGGCCGGGAAGAAGAACGTTATCGAAAAGCTGGGCTTTGTGGCGCCCTTCAGTACCTTTGGGCCCACGGAACGGCCTGCGGACCCCCTAGTTGCAGAGATGTTCCGGTACCTGGATAATCCGGGCCTTAATTCGGTGGCCTGGAACTTCCCCACCTTCCCCAGCCAGGAATTCAAAAACGAGCTGGGAGCGGACCTGTATCAGTACGCCCTGGGCAATAAGTCCTGGGATGATCTTACCAAAAAGACTATCGCGAGCTGGGCTTCGGAAAAAGCTGCTATACAGTAA
- the purA gene encoding adenylosuccinate synthase: MNVVVMGAQWGDEGKGKIVDYLANEAQIIVRFAGGANAGHTIVIGQEQYALHLIPSGILYPDKMVILGAGMVIDPVALFSELKMLRDRGIDTTGRVFISDRAHLVLPRYIQIDKDRDLARKKPIGTTGRGIGITYSMKSDRDGIRIADLEWKEKMEELEPADRNFLAPYVEQLKGMSIDLSAYMVHHKNAQILFEGAQGALLDLDLGTYPYVSSGMSSAAGAAIGGCIGPRRLDKVLGVFKAYSTRVGNGPFPSEFDPDSEDELCRFVRETGREYGVTTGRPRRCGYLDLVALRYACLTNSIDSLVMTHLDVYDTLDEIKACIAYRIDDRMDENFPASVEALNKAVPVLRSFTGWKKSLANALTYDEFPTSAMEYIEFIERFCETPIDIVSVGYDRKETIIRKSPWAK; the protein is encoded by the coding sequence ATGAATGTAGTCGTTATGGGCGCCCAGTGGGGTGATGAGGGAAAGGGTAAAATCGTGGATTATCTGGCCAATGAGGCCCAGATAATCGTCCGTTTTGCCGGCGGAGCCAATGCCGGGCATACTATCGTCATTGGACAGGAGCAATATGCGCTCCATTTGATCCCCTCGGGTATATTGTACCCGGATAAAATGGTGATCCTTGGCGCGGGGATGGTTATCGACCCGGTGGCCCTGTTTAGCGAGCTTAAAATGCTCCGGGATCGGGGAATTGATACCACCGGGCGGGTTTTTATTTCCGACCGGGCCCACCTGGTGCTGCCCCGGTACATTCAGATTGATAAGGACCGGGATTTGGCCCGGAAAAAGCCTATCGGCACCACCGGGCGGGGTATCGGGATCACCTATTCCATGAAGAGCGACCGAGACGGCATTCGCATTGCCGACCTGGAGTGGAAAGAAAAGATGGAGGAACTGGAGCCGGCGGACCGGAATTTCCTGGCCCCCTATGTAGAACAGCTCAAGGGTATGTCCATCGATCTTTCCGCCTACATGGTACACCACAAAAATGCCCAGATTTTGTTTGAAGGCGCCCAGGGTGCCCTTTTGGACCTGGACCTGGGAACCTACCCCTACGTGTCTAGCGGCATGTCCTCTGCCGCCGGGGCTGCTATCGGCGGCTGCATAGGCCCCCGCCGGCTGGACAAGGTGCTGGGGGTATTCAAGGCCTATTCCACCCGGGTCGGCAACGGCCCCTTCCCCAGCGAATTCGACCCGGACTCGGAGGACGAGCTTTGCCGCTTTGTCCGTGAAACCGGCCGGGAATACGGGGTCACCACTGGCCGCCCCCGGCGCTGCGGATATCTGGACTTGGTGGCTTTGCGCTACGCCTGCCTGACCAACTCCATTGATTCCCTGGTGATGACCCACCTGGACGTATACGACACCCTGGATGAAATCAAGGCTTGCATTGCCTACCGCATTGATGACCGGATGGATGAAAATTTTCCCGCCTCCGTGGAGGCCCTGAACAAGGCCGTGCCGGTGCTTCGCAGCTTTACGGGCTGGAAAAAATCACTCGCCAATGCCCTGACCTATGATGAATTCCCCACTTCGGCAATGGAGTATATTGAGTTTATAGAACGGTTTTGCGAGACCCCCATTGATATCGTTTCTGTGGGCTATGACCGCAAGGAAACTATTATACGAAAGAGCCCGTGGGCTAAATAA
- the guaA gene encoding glutamine-hydrolyzing GMP synthase, producing MDKILILDFGSQTTQLIGRRIRDLGVYTEIIPGDAVLTDTILAGSEGSVLRGIILSGSPESVYTQEGAVPDKKVYTSGLPLLGICYGLQRMTADHGGLVEPLPKREYGRIGVTVRNEEDTAGKGLIRRFLTGFDKAIPLEKIVEGAPGTLQDQPCTITAWMSHGDTLTRLAPGFREYGVSDTGYPAVAAHGEKPWFGLQFHPEVTHTERGLEILAAFVFGICGCKKSWTMEQYVEELGDALRKRVEANPVLLLISGGVDSTVAGALLLKTLKPDLVHLMYMDTGLMRKDETKTVSTALEKLGAKHLHIIHCEEEFLSALKGLEDPEAKRKAIGDLFITIQEREVKRLGLPDSYFLAQGTLYTDLIESGKGVGKKAHLIKSHHNVGSPLVDAKRKAGRIIEPLDRLYKDEVRQLGRILGIDEEVVLRHPFPGPGLAVRILGEVTQEKCDILREADAIYIEELKSRLSPEGKRLYDEIWQAFAVLLPIRSVGVAGDVRKYGWVLALRAIVSADGMTADVYPFQIKDLLEISTRITNTVKDIGRVSYDISSKPPATIEWE from the coding sequence ATGGATAAAATACTTATTTTAGATTTTGGCAGCCAGACCACCCAGCTCATCGGACGGCGTATCCGGGACCTGGGGGTCTATACAGAGATCATCCCCGGGGACGCGGTTCTCACCGATACTATTCTTGCAGGAAGCGAAGGCAGCGTACTGAGGGGCATCATTCTTTCAGGTTCCCCCGAATCGGTCTATACCCAGGAAGGCGCCGTGCCGGACAAAAAGGTCTATACTTCCGGCCTTCCCCTGCTGGGGATCTGTTACGGCCTTCAGCGCATGACAGCTGATCACGGTGGCCTGGTGGAGCCTTTGCCCAAGCGGGAGTATGGCAGGATAGGGGTAACAGTCAGGAATGAGGAAGATACTGCGGGGAAGGGGCTTATTCGGCGCTTTCTTACGGGGTTCGATAAGGCTATCCCCCTGGAAAAAATTGTTGAGGGGGCGCCGGGTACTTTGCAAGATCAGCCCTGTACCATTACTGCCTGGATGAGCCACGGGGATACCCTTACCCGGCTGGCCCCGGGGTTTCGGGAATACGGCGTCAGTGACACCGGCTACCCCGCAGTGGCAGCCCACGGAGAAAAACCCTGGTTCGGGCTCCAGTTCCACCCCGAGGTAACCCATACCGAGCGGGGCCTGGAGATACTCGCAGCTTTTGTGTTCGGGATTTGTGGTTGCAAAAAAAGCTGGACCATGGAACAGTACGTAGAAGAACTCGGCGATGCCCTCCGGAAACGGGTGGAAGCAAACCCGGTGTTGCTCCTTATTTCCGGCGGGGTCGATTCCACTGTGGCGGGTGCGCTGCTCCTCAAAACCCTGAAACCGGACCTGGTCCACCTCATGTATATGGACACCGGCCTCATGCGCAAAGATGAAACAAAAACCGTTTCTACCGCCCTGGAAAAACTCGGGGCAAAACATCTGCATATTATTCACTGTGAGGAAGAATTTCTCTCTGCCCTGAAAGGTCTTGAGGACCCGGAGGCGAAACGCAAAGCCATCGGGGATCTGTTCATCACCATCCAGGAGCGTGAGGTGAAGCGGCTGGGCCTGCCGGATTCCTACTTCCTCGCCCAAGGCACCCTCTACACGGACCTTATTGAAAGTGGCAAGGGGGTAGGCAAAAAGGCCCATCTGATCAAGAGCCACCACAATGTGGGAAGTCCCCTGGTAGACGCCAAGCGCAAGGCCGGCCGGATCATTGAACCCCTGGACCGGCTCTACAAAGACGAAGTCCGCCAACTGGGCCGTATTCTGGGCATAGACGAGGAGGTGGTCCTCCGGCACCCCTTCCCCGGGCCTGGCCTGGCGGTGCGTATCCTGGGAGAAGTAACCCAGGAAAAGTGTGACATACTCCGGGAAGCGGACGCCATCTATATTGAAGAATTAAAGAGCCGCCTCTCCCCTGAGGGCAAACGGCTCTACGATGAGATATGGCAGGCCTTCGCGGTACTCCTCCCCATACGCTCCGTAGGCGTGGCTGGGGATGTCCGCAAATACGGCTGGGTCCTCGCTCTGCGGGCCATAGTCAGCGCCGACGGCATGACCGCCGATGTGTACCCATTCCAGATAAAAGACCTGCTGGAAATTTCCACCCGCATCACTAATACTGTTAAAGACATAGGCCGGGTAAGCTACGATATTTCCTCCAAGCCCCCGGCGACCATTGAATGGGAGTAG
- a CDS encoding type II toxin-antitoxin system Phd/YefM family antitoxin — protein MKAMPVGEVKTHFSEVLEEVRQGSTVGILYGRAKKPVAMIVPYVEEKVKKRKIGILDGKMTVKFMPDFEMTVEELLAVK, from the coding sequence ATGAAAGCAATGCCGGTTGGGGAAGTTAAAACGCACTTTTCAGAGGTCCTTGAAGAAGTGAGGCAGGGAAGCACGGTGGGGATTTTATACGGCAGGGCCAAAAAACCGGTCGCTATGATTGTCCCGTACGTTGAAGAAAAAGTTAAAAAGAGGAAAATAGGAATTTTGGACGGAAAGATGACCGTGAAATTTATGCCCGATTTTGAAATGACCGTAGAAGAATTGCTCGCTGTAAAATGA
- a CDS encoding type II toxin-antitoxin system VapC family toxin, whose product MKLLLDSHTLLWSIGKSDELSKKVIQELEDTNNDILVSAVSLWELALKQSIGKLVLSSFDIKDIPYYCKKMGFELIPLNPVEALESFALAQKEKHKDPFDRMLIYQCIRNNYIFVSRDTKNELYKKDGLKYIW is encoded by the coding sequence ATGAAATTACTGCTGGATTCCCATACGCTCCTATGGTCTATAGGGAAAAGCGATGAGTTATCAAAAAAAGTTATACAGGAACTGGAAGATACTAATAATGATATTTTAGTAAGCGCCGTATCATTATGGGAACTGGCATTAAAACAGAGCATTGGGAAATTAGTTCTTAGCTCTTTTGATATAAAAGATATTCCCTATTATTGCAAAAAGATGGGCTTTGAACTGATACCGTTAAATCCTGTGGAAGCATTGGAAAGCTTTGCCTTAGCGCAAAAAGAAAAACATAAGGATCCATTCGACCGGATGCTGATTTATCAATGCATACGCAATAACTATATATTTGTAAGCCGCGATACCAAGAATGAATTATATAAAAAAGATGGATTAAAATATATTTGGTAG